Proteins from one Brevibacillus humidisoli genomic window:
- a CDS encoding M20 metallopeptidase family protein yields the protein MEDVAALYRSSAILTEASALKEQVTAWRRDFHRHPELGLEEERTAEVIAAHLRRLGLEVKQGLARTGVVGVLRGSNPGRTIGLRADMDALPIQDQKQTSYRSTIDGKMHACGHDAHTSMLMGAATFLAKMRPPERGNIVFVFQPAEENHGGARLMIEDGLLRDYGIEAMAGLHVFPGVPTGEITAVRGVSCAAADTLFIRIIGSGGHAARPHQSVDAVAVAAQVITALQHITSRQVDPLDSVVITIGKIEGGTASNVIAPEVNLWGTVRTLNPALREQLPQQIERMVKGVTEANGAAYELEYQQGYPSVVNDVSMIDLLLEVADDVLGRGKYRMDRPSMGGEDFSYYTQHVPSVFFRLGVGDEQHARYPLHHPMFDLDEDALPIGVALLSKLALTYLGKS from the coding sequence GTGGAGGACGTCGCGGCATTGTATCGAAGTTCGGCCATCCTGACTGAAGCAAGTGCACTAAAAGAACAAGTGACCGCCTGGAGGCGCGACTTTCACCGGCATCCGGAACTGGGGTTGGAAGAGGAACGAACCGCTGAGGTGATAGCCGCCCATCTGCGTAGATTGGGTCTTGAGGTGAAACAGGGATTGGCCCGGACAGGCGTGGTGGGAGTGCTGCGGGGAAGCAATCCGGGGAGGACGATTGGGTTGCGCGCAGATATGGATGCCCTGCCGATTCAGGATCAAAAGCAAACCTCCTATCGTTCTACGATCGATGGAAAAATGCACGCCTGTGGGCACGACGCCCACACCAGCATGCTGATGGGAGCAGCGACGTTTCTCGCCAAGATGCGACCACCTGAGAGGGGAAACATCGTATTTGTCTTTCAGCCGGCAGAAGAAAACCACGGAGGAGCACGCCTGATGATCGAAGACGGTTTGCTCCGCGATTACGGGATTGAGGCGATGGCCGGTCTGCACGTATTTCCAGGTGTGCCTACAGGAGAGATTACTGCCGTTAGAGGTGTAAGCTGTGCAGCGGCAGATACGCTATTCATCAGGATCATTGGCAGCGGCGGTCATGCCGCTCGGCCGCATCAATCGGTTGACGCCGTTGCTGTCGCGGCCCAAGTCATCACCGCTCTACAGCATATCACAAGCCGTCAGGTTGACCCACTCGATTCAGTGGTCATTACCATAGGCAAGATTGAGGGAGGAACTGCCAGCAACGTGATCGCCCCTGAAGTCAACCTATGGGGCACGGTTCGAACGCTCAACCCTGCCCTGCGAGAACAGCTTCCCCAGCAGATCGAACGGATGGTCAAAGGCGTGACGGAAGCTAATGGCGCCGCCTATGAACTGGAGTACCAACAGGGCTATCCGTCTGTGGTCAATGACGTCTCGATGATTGACCTGCTGCTGGAGGTGGCGGATGACGTGCTGGGGAGGGGAAAGTATCGCATGGACAGACCCTCCATGGGCGGCGAAGACTTCTCTTACTATACCCAACATGTTCCAAGCGTTTTTTTCCGGCTTGGTGTAGGAGATGAGCAGCATGCCCGCTATCCACTGCACCACCCGATGTTTGATCTTGACGAAGATGCCTTGCCAATCGGTGTAGCCTTGTTGTCGAAGCTGGCACTTACCTACCTCGGCAAGTCGTAA